The following are encoded together in the Bactrocera neohumeralis isolate Rockhampton chromosome 6, APGP_CSIRO_Bneo_wtdbg2-racon-allhic-juicebox.fasta_v2, whole genome shotgun sequence genome:
- the LOC126762691 gene encoding facilitated trehalose transporter Tret1-2 homolog isoform X1 produces MSTTSMENTPAKVGVKEESAHLLEASDTGEKYGSNKADQENLLGSSMVHGASQTNSKTLPQYVAALSAAGGAFACGTLLGWTSPAEVKIYNGAYDFPVSNGEFSWVGSAMTLGAAFVCIPIGILINLVGRKMAMLLLVIPFTIGWAMLIWAQNVIMMYVARFLLGIAGGAFCVAAPMYTGEIAQKEIRGTLGSFFQLMITAGILFVYSIGAGLDVMWMSIVCGVLPLIFGVIFVFMPESPTYLIIKNKDEAAVKSIQWLRGKDYEYKGEIEELRETQDKIKQNEVSWMEGLSRPVTRKALFVSLGLMFFQQLCGINAVIFYSAKIFEDANTGIDSNLSTIVVGIMQFVATFVSTIVVDKLGRRLLLLTSSIIMALSTISMGVYFYLQDQDADSVTNIGWLPVVSLCVFIILFSIGFGPVPWLMMGEVFAADIKGVAGSIAGTTNWVLAFIVTKTFVNLNDSIGKGQTFWLFSGITIVGVFFVYFIVPETKGKSLNEIQAELEGKSASTAPAAVNGAV; encoded by the exons GATCAAGAGAACTTACTCGGCAGCAGCATGGTGCACGGTGCAAGTCAGACCAACTCCAAGACACTTCCGCAATATGTGGCCGCCTTATCGGCTGCTGGGGGTGCCTTTGCCTGCGGTACCCTGCTTGGTTGGACCTCACCGGCAGAGGTAAAAATCTACAATGGCGCTTACGATTTCCCTGTAAGCAATGGCGAATTCTCCTGGGTCGGTTCAGCCATGACATTAGGTGCGGCTTTCGTTTGTATACCAATTGGTATACTCATCAACTTGGTTGGGCGTAAGATGGCTATGTTACTGCTTGTAATACCGTTCACCATCGGTTGGGCTATGCTGATCTGGGCACAAAATGTTATCATGATGTACGTTGCACGTTTTCTGTTGGGTATTGCTGGTGGCGCCTTCTGTGTAGCCGCACCTATGTACACTGGCGAGATAGCGCAAAAGGAAATTCGTGGCACGCTCGGCAGCTTCTTTCAACTTATGATAACGGCTGGTATATTGTTTGTGTATTCTATTGGAGCTGGTCTCGACGTCATGTGGATGAGCATTGTATGCGGTGTGCTCCCATTGATCTTCGGCGTCATTTTCGTCTTCATGCCCGAGTCGCCTACATACTTG ATCATTAAGAACAAGGATGAAGCTGCTGTTAAATCCATTCAGTGGCTACGCGGCAAGGACTACGAATACAAGGGAGAAATCGAGGAATTACGCGAAACCCAAGACAAGATCAAGCAAAATGAAGTATCGTGGATGGAAGGTCTGTCACGTCCCGTCACACGCAAGGCATTGTTTGTCAGTTTGGGTCTCATGTTCTTCCAGCAATTGTGTGGCATCAACGCCGTCATCTTCTATTCAGCCAAAATTTTCGAA GACGCAAACACCGGCATTGACTCGAATCTCTCCACCATTGTCGTCGGCATCATGCAGTTCGTTGCCACTTTTGTATCGACGATTGTTGTTGACAAACTTGGACGCCGTCTATTGCTGCTCACCTCTTCCATCATCATGGCACTATCCACCATCTCCATGGGTGTCTACTTCTACCTGCAGGATCAGGATGCCGACTCAGTCACCAATATCGGCTGGTTGCCCGTCGTCAGCTTGTGCGTCTTCATTATACTCTTCTCAATCGGTTTCGGACCGGTGCCATGGTTGATGATGGGCGAGGTATTTGCTGCAGACATTAAAGGCGTGGCTGGTTCCATTGCCGGCACAACTAATTGGGTTTTGGCCTTCATTGTAACAAAGACCTTCGTGAATTTGAACGACTCCATTGGCAAAGGCCAGACCTTCTGGCTCTTCTCGGGCATCACAATCGTCGGTGTATTCTTCGTCTACTTCATTGTGCCCGAAACGAAGGGCAAGAGCTTGAATGAGATCCAAGCCGAATTGGAAGGCAAAAGTGCGAGCACAGCGCCAGCCGCAGTCAACGGCGCTGTTTAA
- the LOC126762691 gene encoding facilitated trehalose transporter Tret1 isoform X2 produces the protein MVHGASQTNSKTLPQYVAALSAAGGAFACGTLLGWTSPAEVKIYNGAYDFPVSNGEFSWVGSAMTLGAAFVCIPIGILINLVGRKMAMLLLVIPFTIGWAMLIWAQNVIMMYVARFLLGIAGGAFCVAAPMYTGEIAQKEIRGTLGSFFQLMITAGILFVYSIGAGLDVMWMSIVCGVLPLIFGVIFVFMPESPTYLIIKNKDEAAVKSIQWLRGKDYEYKGEIEELRETQDKIKQNEVSWMEGLSRPVTRKALFVSLGLMFFQQLCGINAVIFYSAKIFEDANTGIDSNLSTIVVGIMQFVATFVSTIVVDKLGRRLLLLTSSIIMALSTISMGVYFYLQDQDADSVTNIGWLPVVSLCVFIILFSIGFGPVPWLMMGEVFAADIKGVAGSIAGTTNWVLAFIVTKTFVNLNDSIGKGQTFWLFSGITIVGVFFVYFIVPETKGKSLNEIQAELEGKSASTAPAAVNGAV, from the exons ATGGTGCACGGTGCAAGTCAGACCAACTCCAAGACACTTCCGCAATATGTGGCCGCCTTATCGGCTGCTGGGGGTGCCTTTGCCTGCGGTACCCTGCTTGGTTGGACCTCACCGGCAGAGGTAAAAATCTACAATGGCGCTTACGATTTCCCTGTAAGCAATGGCGAATTCTCCTGGGTCGGTTCAGCCATGACATTAGGTGCGGCTTTCGTTTGTATACCAATTGGTATACTCATCAACTTGGTTGGGCGTAAGATGGCTATGTTACTGCTTGTAATACCGTTCACCATCGGTTGGGCTATGCTGATCTGGGCACAAAATGTTATCATGATGTACGTTGCACGTTTTCTGTTGGGTATTGCTGGTGGCGCCTTCTGTGTAGCCGCACCTATGTACACTGGCGAGATAGCGCAAAAGGAAATTCGTGGCACGCTCGGCAGCTTCTTTCAACTTATGATAACGGCTGGTATATTGTTTGTGTATTCTATTGGAGCTGGTCTCGACGTCATGTGGATGAGCATTGTATGCGGTGTGCTCCCATTGATCTTCGGCGTCATTTTCGTCTTCATGCCCGAGTCGCCTACATACTTG ATCATTAAGAACAAGGATGAAGCTGCTGTTAAATCCATTCAGTGGCTACGCGGCAAGGACTACGAATACAAGGGAGAAATCGAGGAATTACGCGAAACCCAAGACAAGATCAAGCAAAATGAAGTATCGTGGATGGAAGGTCTGTCACGTCCCGTCACACGCAAGGCATTGTTTGTCAGTTTGGGTCTCATGTTCTTCCAGCAATTGTGTGGCATCAACGCCGTCATCTTCTATTCAGCCAAAATTTTCGAA GACGCAAACACCGGCATTGACTCGAATCTCTCCACCATTGTCGTCGGCATCATGCAGTTCGTTGCCACTTTTGTATCGACGATTGTTGTTGACAAACTTGGACGCCGTCTATTGCTGCTCACCTCTTCCATCATCATGGCACTATCCACCATCTCCATGGGTGTCTACTTCTACCTGCAGGATCAGGATGCCGACTCAGTCACCAATATCGGCTGGTTGCCCGTCGTCAGCTTGTGCGTCTTCATTATACTCTTCTCAATCGGTTTCGGACCGGTGCCATGGTTGATGATGGGCGAGGTATTTGCTGCAGACATTAAAGGCGTGGCTGGTTCCATTGCCGGCACAACTAATTGGGTTTTGGCCTTCATTGTAACAAAGACCTTCGTGAATTTGAACGACTCCATTGGCAAAGGCCAGACCTTCTGGCTCTTCTCGGGCATCACAATCGTCGGTGTATTCTTCGTCTACTTCATTGTGCCCGAAACGAAGGGCAAGAGCTTGAATGAGATCCAAGCCGAATTGGAAGGCAAAAGTGCGAGCACAGCGCCAGCCGCAGTCAACGGCGCTGTTTAA
- the LOC126762705 gene encoding protein-S-isoprenylcysteine O-methyltransferase — protein sequence MNTSQRTAPMDNKLCHEGRLSLYCYLTTTIIVLLATVPQIYYGTVPNVWGAAMWGPVLYYALINMVIRYLLRDNDYQIAIRSTFLGFMEAASILVVLFAPDELKQFGVYAFFMAFFHYSEFLAIAWCNPNSLSTDSFILNHSIHYALAAIASWIEFALEVWLLPSFKSFYYIWLLGVVLCTIGEVIRKVAMITARNSFTHLVQHEKADNHKLITHGIYSYMRHPSYVGWFWWSVGTQIILLNPVCILIYTIVSWKFFHDRIFMEEITLLNFFRSDYHKYQQNVPTGLPCIRGYTLD from the exons ATGAATACCAGCCAAAGGACAGCACCCATGGACAATAAATTGTGCCACGAAGGACGTTTAAGTTTATATTGCTACCTGACGACTACTATTATAGTGCTTTTAGCTACTGTACCACAAATCTACTATGGTACGGTACCAAATGTTTGGGGTGCTGCAATGTGGGGCCCGGTTCTGTATTATGCACTGATAAATATGGTGATACGTTATTTACTGCGCGATAATGATTACCAG ATTGCAATTCGTTCCACATTTTTGGGTTTTATGGAAGCGGCCAGCATACTAGTGGTTTTGTTTGCGCCTGATGAATTAAAGCAATTTGGAGTTTATGCTTTCTTTATGGCGTTCTTCCATTACTCGGAATTTCTTGCCATTGCATGGTGCAATCCAAACAGTCTTTCTAcagattcttttattttaaaccaCTCAATTCACTATGCTCTGGCAGCTATAGCCAGCTGGATAGAGTTTGCTTTGGAAGTGTGGTTGTTGCCTAGCTTTAAAAGCTTCTATTACATTTGGCTACTCGGTGTGGTGTTATGTACAATTGGTGAAGTTATTAGGAAGGTAGCTATGATTACCGCGCGGAATAGTTTTACGCATCTG gttCAACATGAAAAAGCAGATAACCACAAATTGATAACGCACGGTATTTACTCGTATATGCGGCATCCGTCTTATGTGGGCTGGTTCTGGTGGTCTGTGGGCACTCAAATAATACTGCTCAATCCTGTGTGTATATTGATTTATACAATCGTATCATGGAAGTTCTTCCACGATCGAATCTTCATGGAGGAAATCACATTACTAAATTTCTTTCGCTCCGATTATCACAAATATCAGCAAAATGTACCCACAGGTTTGCCATGCATCAGGGGTTATACCCTCGATTAG
- the LOC126762712 gene encoding 10 kDa heat shock protein, mitochondrial, which translates to MAQVIKRILPTLDRILIQRAEAITTTKGGIVLPETSVGKVLQGTVVAVGPGARNPQNGNYIPVGVKEGDRVLLPEFGGTKVELEDKKEYILFRESDILAKLE; encoded by the exons atg GCACAAGTTATTAAAAGAATCTTACCCACTTTGGACCGCATTCTGATTCAACGTGCTGAGGCCATCACTACCACAAAGGGTGGTATTGTGCTTCCAGAAACATCGGTGGGCAAAGTCCTCCAAGGTACTGTCGTTGCTGTTGGACCCGGTGCCAGAAATCCT caaaatgGTAACTACATCCCAGTGGGCGTGAAAGAAGGTGACCGTGTGCTGTTACCTGAATTCGGTGGCACTAAAGTGGAGCTGGAGGATAAGAAAGAGTACATTCTTTTCCGCGAATCGGACATTCTTGCCAAATTGGAATAG